The following coding sequences lie in one Carcharodon carcharias isolate sCarCar2 chromosome 5, sCarCar2.pri, whole genome shotgun sequence genomic window:
- the LOC121277939 gene encoding WD repeat and coiled-coil-containing protein isoform X1: protein MELGKAKLLRTGINVLHQAVHPIHGIAWTDGKQVALTAIYLVNGEVKFGDSNVIGSFEHVSGLHWGPVCYTGALALLAVQHKKHITVWQLQNSTLEHNKLLVSQTCELGEIFPILQQGCVWHPKHDALVVLTKRDASVLFAVQIDNRRVKADIKGSGLIHCACWTADGNRLVIAVGSALHSYIWNNTQKTLHACSFCPIFDVGGYICAIEACLDLQVVVTTELPLDRICGLNAGITFDVAPMSETGSLMSRPTMLAVDENHSMDVRRNSIDSSRSLVEGPTPSSSGPLNLTHLLANHRKSDPSPLIHLKRRDCLTGSGHDSSHLILVTFERKVTTTRKVNIPGILVPDIVSFDSDRCTIAVSSNTCNIILVYSVTPSSMPNIQQIQLHKNERPKGLCFLTEKLLLLLVGRQKSNDLAFLPSSNSDRYLIRLMTKKLVLDDGSVLSETLGQPGINISGMKKYFENLSKEEPITGKELLLPGNTAIQFPSSRKGLIEEVKSSSSEQSSEASTPKPTEAVSNSESAVILRSSGAEPVNSPITNHGLRTPNRNLASPILFNGDQNTQSCSGISLNIGDNSNDKIEQLSRKMERLYESFTEMRHCLSQISDYIKNGKKSSTAYPSDPSFLYVICQKLLQENTVVDEKRPFTLCEGRLRLSTVQEVFNLFVVEMFHGSNWIVLTADGNGFVPITFKPKQEIMIRDGMQTTGPIEFLPPPSPTDSINLENQKSTL, encoded by the exons ATGGAGCTTGGGAAAGCAAAATTGCTTCGAACCGGAATTAATGTATTACATCAAGCTGTTCATCCAATTCATGGGATTGCCTGGACAGATGGAAAGCAAGTTGCTCTCACTGCCATTTACCTAGTCAATGGTGAGGTAAAGTTCGGCGACAGCAATGTCATTGGAAGTTTTGAACATGTCAGTGGCCTTCATTGGGGTCCTGTTTGTTACACAGGGGCTCTGGCATTGCTTGCTGTTCAACATAAAAAACATATAACTGTATGGCAATTACAAAACAGTACCTTAGAACACAACAAACTTTTGGTTTCGCAAACTTGTGAACTGGGAGAGATTTTTCCAATATTGCAACAAGGCTGTGTGTGGCATCCAAAACATGATGCCTTAGTAGTACTAACGAAGAGAGATGCCTCTGTGTTGTTTGCTGTGCAGATTGATAATCGTAGAGTTAAAGCAGATATAAAAGGTAGTGGTTTGATTCACTGTGCCTGTTGGACTGCAGATGGGAATCGCTTAGTGATTGCTGTAGGCAGTGCCCTTCATTCATACATTTGGAATAATACCCAAAAGACTCTTCATGCATGCAGTTTTTGCCCCATATTTGATGTTGGAGGATACATCTGTGCAATAGAGGCTTGTTTGGATTTGCAAGTGGTTGTGACAACTGAATTACCCCTTGACAGAATCTGTGGTCTCAATGCTGGTATTACTTTTGATGTTGCACCGATGTCAGAAACTGGATCTTTGATGTCACGACCCACAATGTTGGCAGTTGATGAAAACCATTCGATGGATGTGAGAAGAAATTCAATAGATTCCTCAAGGTCTTTGGTAGAAGGACCAACACCCTCATCATCTGGTCCTTTAAACCTGACCCACCTTCTGGCAAATCATCGCAAATCTGATCCCAGCCCCCTTATTCATCTGAAGCGCAGGGATTGCCTTACTGGAAGTGGTCACGACTCATCACACCTGATTCTAGTAACTTTTGAGAGAAAGGTAACAACAACTAGGAAAGTAAACATCCCTGGGATTCTGGTCCCTGATATTGTAAGTTTTGACTCTGATCGATGTACAATCGCTGTATCATCCAATACTTGTAACATTATATTAGTGTATTCAGTGACCCCTTCAAGTATGCCCAACATTCAGCAAATACAGTTGCACAAAAATGAGCGGCCAAAGGGCTTGTGTTTTCTGACTGAAAAGCTACTATTGCTTTTGGTTGGGAGGCAAAAATCAAATGATCTTGCTTTTCTCCCATCTTCAAATTCAGATCGCTATTTAATCAGACTTATGACTAAAAAACTAGTTTTGGATGATGGTTCTGTATTGTCAGAGACTCTAGGGCAGCCTGGCATTAACATCTCCGGAATGAAGAAGTATTTTGAAAATCTGTCCAAAGAAGAGCCAATTACAGGAAAAGAACTATTATTGCCGGGGAATACAGCAATTCAATTTCCAAGCAGTAGAAAGGGATTGATAGAAGAAGTGAAGAGCAGCAGTAGTGAGCAGAGCTCTGAAGCAAGTACTCCAAAACCAACAGAAGCAGTCTCAAACAGCGAGTCTGCAGTGATCTTGAGGAGCTCAGGTGCAGAGCCTGTAAATAGCCCCATAACTAACCATGGACTTAGGACACCGAATAGGAATTTGGCTAGTCCAATCTTGTTTAATGGAGATCAAAATACGCAGTCGTGTTCCGGTATTTCACTGAACATTGGTGACAATTCAAATGACAAAATTGAACAACTGTCTAGAAAAATGGAACGATTATATGAAAGCTTCACAGAGATGAGGCACTGTCTTTCTCAAATTTCAGATTACATAAAAAATGGAAAGAAGTCTTCAACTGCCTATCCGTCTGATCCATCCTTTCTCTATGTCATCTGTCAG AAATTGCTGCAAGAAAATACAGTTGTGGATGAAAAACGACCCTTTACTCTTTGTGAAGGCAGGCTTCGTCTGAGTACAGTCCAAGAAGTTTTTAATCTCTTTGTTGTTGAAATGTTTCATG
- the LOC121277939 gene encoding WD repeat and coiled-coil-containing protein isoform X2, producing the protein MELGKAKLLRTGINVLHQAVHPIHGIAWTDGKQVALTAIYLVNGEVKFGDSNVIGSFEHVSGLHWGPVCYTGALALLAVQHKKHITVWQLQNSTLEHNKLLVSQTCELGEIFPILQQGCVWHPKHDALVVLTKRDASVLFAVQIDNRRVKADIKGSGLIHCACWTADGNRLVIAVGSALHSYIWNNTQKTLHACSFCPIFDVGGYICAIEACLDLQVVVTTELPLDRICGLNAGITFDVAPMSETGSLMSRPTMLAVDENHSMDVRRNSIDSSRSLVEGPTPSSSGPLNLTHLLANHRKSDPSPLIHLKRRDCLTGSGHDSSHLILVTFERKVTTTRKVNIPGILVPDIVSFDSDRCTIAVSSNTCNIILVYSVTPSSMPNIQQIQLHKNERPKGLCFLTEKLLLLLVGRQKSNDLAFLPSSNSDRYLIRLMTKKLVLDDGSVLSETLGQPGINISGMKKYFENLSKEEPITGKELLLPGNTAIQFPSSRKGLIEEVKSSSSEQSSEASTPKPTEAVSNSESAVILRSSGAEPVNSPITNHGLRTPNRNLASPILFNGDQNTQSCSGISLNIGDNSNDKIEQLSRKMERLYESFTEMRHCLSQISDYIKNGKKSSTAYPSDPSFLYVICQVLTG; encoded by the coding sequence ATGGAGCTTGGGAAAGCAAAATTGCTTCGAACCGGAATTAATGTATTACATCAAGCTGTTCATCCAATTCATGGGATTGCCTGGACAGATGGAAAGCAAGTTGCTCTCACTGCCATTTACCTAGTCAATGGTGAGGTAAAGTTCGGCGACAGCAATGTCATTGGAAGTTTTGAACATGTCAGTGGCCTTCATTGGGGTCCTGTTTGTTACACAGGGGCTCTGGCATTGCTTGCTGTTCAACATAAAAAACATATAACTGTATGGCAATTACAAAACAGTACCTTAGAACACAACAAACTTTTGGTTTCGCAAACTTGTGAACTGGGAGAGATTTTTCCAATATTGCAACAAGGCTGTGTGTGGCATCCAAAACATGATGCCTTAGTAGTACTAACGAAGAGAGATGCCTCTGTGTTGTTTGCTGTGCAGATTGATAATCGTAGAGTTAAAGCAGATATAAAAGGTAGTGGTTTGATTCACTGTGCCTGTTGGACTGCAGATGGGAATCGCTTAGTGATTGCTGTAGGCAGTGCCCTTCATTCATACATTTGGAATAATACCCAAAAGACTCTTCATGCATGCAGTTTTTGCCCCATATTTGATGTTGGAGGATACATCTGTGCAATAGAGGCTTGTTTGGATTTGCAAGTGGTTGTGACAACTGAATTACCCCTTGACAGAATCTGTGGTCTCAATGCTGGTATTACTTTTGATGTTGCACCGATGTCAGAAACTGGATCTTTGATGTCACGACCCACAATGTTGGCAGTTGATGAAAACCATTCGATGGATGTGAGAAGAAATTCAATAGATTCCTCAAGGTCTTTGGTAGAAGGACCAACACCCTCATCATCTGGTCCTTTAAACCTGACCCACCTTCTGGCAAATCATCGCAAATCTGATCCCAGCCCCCTTATTCATCTGAAGCGCAGGGATTGCCTTACTGGAAGTGGTCACGACTCATCACACCTGATTCTAGTAACTTTTGAGAGAAAGGTAACAACAACTAGGAAAGTAAACATCCCTGGGATTCTGGTCCCTGATATTGTAAGTTTTGACTCTGATCGATGTACAATCGCTGTATCATCCAATACTTGTAACATTATATTAGTGTATTCAGTGACCCCTTCAAGTATGCCCAACATTCAGCAAATACAGTTGCACAAAAATGAGCGGCCAAAGGGCTTGTGTTTTCTGACTGAAAAGCTACTATTGCTTTTGGTTGGGAGGCAAAAATCAAATGATCTTGCTTTTCTCCCATCTTCAAATTCAGATCGCTATTTAATCAGACTTATGACTAAAAAACTAGTTTTGGATGATGGTTCTGTATTGTCAGAGACTCTAGGGCAGCCTGGCATTAACATCTCCGGAATGAAGAAGTATTTTGAAAATCTGTCCAAAGAAGAGCCAATTACAGGAAAAGAACTATTATTGCCGGGGAATACAGCAATTCAATTTCCAAGCAGTAGAAAGGGATTGATAGAAGAAGTGAAGAGCAGCAGTAGTGAGCAGAGCTCTGAAGCAAGTACTCCAAAACCAACAGAAGCAGTCTCAAACAGCGAGTCTGCAGTGATCTTGAGGAGCTCAGGTGCAGAGCCTGTAAATAGCCCCATAACTAACCATGGACTTAGGACACCGAATAGGAATTTGGCTAGTCCAATCTTGTTTAATGGAGATCAAAATACGCAGTCGTGTTCCGGTATTTCACTGAACATTGGTGACAATTCAAATGACAAAATTGAACAACTGTCTAGAAAAATGGAACGATTATATGAAAGCTTCACAGAGATGAGGCACTGTCTTTCTCAAATTTCAGATTACATAAAAAATGGAAAGAAGTCTTCAACTGCCTATCCGTCTGATCCATCCTTTCTCTATGTCATCTGTCAG